One segment of Sulfobacillus thermosulfidooxidans DSM 9293 DNA contains the following:
- a CDS encoding N-acetylglucosamine kinase, with the protein MTLYIGVDGGASKTDVVLAQDGKLLNIVHGGPSNPQGPLGLEGAMDQLAQSLSLVIQGYDPKDVKGAVLGLAGADFPEDIAAMSEQITHLLPWLSYTIVNDTEIALLGGSRQGYGIAVICGTSTNVLGIHPNGQRCQIGGLGYEMGDFGGGADLAREVLHVAFRSHEGRGPKTILEDAVLRKLGQNSYEDLKRAMYFHTIHPFAFLALVPACFEAANQNDHVAIDLLQSMAQSLAQTVIAAANQLSWHNDPFEVILVGSLWEGVSPVLQNHFRELVHAQFPLSDIHLPLLPPVLGALLQAAQLGGELVDEWRSKLIPQAQHI; encoded by the coding sequence ATGACATTATATATTGGAGTCGATGGGGGTGCGAGTAAAACGGATGTCGTCTTAGCCCAAGACGGCAAACTCCTTAACATTGTGCACGGAGGGCCATCCAATCCTCAAGGGCCCTTAGGACTCGAGGGCGCAATGGATCAACTCGCTCAAAGTCTTTCCTTGGTCATCCAAGGATATGATCCGAAGGACGTCAAAGGAGCCGTTTTGGGATTAGCCGGCGCAGATTTTCCTGAAGACATTGCCGCGATGTCTGAACAAATAACGCACTTGTTGCCCTGGTTATCTTATACCATTGTCAATGATACCGAAATTGCCTTGCTGGGAGGATCGCGTCAAGGTTATGGGATTGCTGTGATTTGTGGGACCTCTACCAATGTTCTGGGCATACATCCAAATGGCCAGCGCTGTCAAATTGGTGGATTAGGCTATGAGATGGGGGACTTTGGTGGGGGAGCCGATTTGGCCCGCGAAGTTCTTCATGTCGCCTTTCGCAGTCACGAAGGGCGCGGGCCAAAAACCATTTTGGAAGACGCTGTGTTGCGTAAACTGGGTCAGAACAGTTATGAAGACTTAAAACGCGCGATGTATTTTCACACCATTCACCCTTTTGCGTTTTTAGCTTTGGTTCCTGCATGCTTTGAGGCCGCGAATCAAAATGATCATGTGGCGATAGACCTGTTGCAAAGCATGGCGCAATCCCTGGCCCAAACAGTGATCGCCGCTGCCAATCAATTAAGTTGGCATAATGATCCCTTTGAAGTCATATTAGTCGGATCCTTATGGGAAGGCGTCTCACCGGTTTTGCAAAATCATTTTCGGGAACTCGTCCACGCGCAATTTCCGCTTAGTGATATTCATTTACCCCTCTTACCACCCGTTCTGGGCGCCTTACTCCAGGCGGCTCAATTGGGGGGAGAGCTAGTTGATGAATGGCGGTCGAAGCTTATTCCCCAGGCGCAGCACATTTAA
- a CDS encoding cation:proton antiporter: MSNVILSILVVSIVALMAPWILLRTKVKIPIAAAEILLGVVFGKSGLGWIQISGPISFLSLFGLSYIMFLYGLETNLDSWLNQDHAKLQHARWLWPIIVLWIGLGFAEGYLLLTFHVIHKMIPISLLLASSAPTVLLPTLKERGLVNTNFGQWILSIGLLVDFTTLMGVTALAALDHHGAILRIFLVVLMFVPLVIAKSTSRFLHRAWFGNGQDTVTSQIGVRGVMMIITLFIALAETLGTITVLGAFLAGVVVSLIVGKDREILQDKLDALGFGYFIPFFFVTVGSDLNLHPAWQSNHVLLLTVSFLLGIIVISIGISFLLARLFPKRETIAMATLLATRLSVTVAGSLILFQAHIISQSVYLAMIITSILSAVLFPPIFHRFSPQKPLPKQDIMLIGPAHWVKPIASHLAAQDYPVLTYDNGSDALASAAIHAGTVRVVALLGSAHWQKNIIWGNQLQHILNPDHVIVDVPTEAREQANAAGLIPFVAPLASMQLLETLIRSPLSGLSDANMWSSMMELEVTSPYAINVALKDLKLPEDTLVIGISRHREHLIPRGSTVLRAGDVITIVCPGPRRREIRQIFEVPPPF; this comes from the coding sequence ATGTCAAACGTCATTCTCTCAATTCTTGTAGTTTCCATTGTCGCCTTAATGGCGCCGTGGATTTTATTGCGCACCAAAGTCAAAATTCCCATTGCCGCGGCGGAAATTCTATTAGGCGTCGTGTTCGGTAAAAGTGGACTAGGTTGGATTCAAATTTCTGGGCCTATTAGTTTTTTGTCACTATTTGGCCTGTCTTATATTATGTTTTTGTATGGCTTGGAAACCAACCTGGATTCATGGCTCAATCAGGATCATGCCAAACTTCAACATGCTCGCTGGCTTTGGCCCATTATTGTCCTGTGGATTGGATTAGGTTTTGCTGAAGGTTATCTTCTGCTAACGTTTCATGTGATTCACAAAATGATCCCGATTTCCTTGCTGCTGGCATCCAGTGCTCCTACCGTCTTGTTACCCACGTTAAAAGAACGGGGGCTCGTCAACACCAATTTTGGACAATGGATTTTGTCCATCGGGTTACTCGTCGATTTCACCACATTAATGGGCGTCACCGCATTGGCCGCTTTAGATCACCATGGTGCCATCTTGCGCATCTTTTTGGTCGTGTTAATGTTTGTGCCTCTGGTTATCGCCAAATCCACATCAAGATTTTTGCACCGTGCATGGTTTGGCAACGGTCAAGATACGGTCACCAGTCAAATTGGGGTCCGGGGCGTGATGATGATTATTACCCTCTTTATTGCCCTAGCGGAAACCTTGGGAACCATCACCGTGTTGGGAGCATTCCTGGCGGGGGTCGTGGTATCCTTAATCGTCGGCAAAGATCGTGAGATTCTCCAAGATAAACTGGATGCCTTAGGGTTTGGCTACTTCATTCCCTTTTTCTTTGTGACCGTCGGAAGCGATCTCAATCTTCACCCGGCTTGGCAATCCAATCACGTTCTTTTGCTTACTGTGTCTTTCCTTCTCGGCATTATCGTCATAAGTATCGGCATTTCCTTTCTTTTGGCGCGCTTATTTCCAAAAAGAGAAACCATTGCCATGGCGACCTTATTAGCCACCCGCTTATCTGTAACGGTGGCAGGTTCCTTAATTCTGTTTCAGGCGCATATTATCTCGCAATCCGTATATCTGGCGATGATTATCACCTCAATTTTGTCCGCCGTCCTGTTTCCACCCATTTTTCACCGGTTCAGTCCTCAAAAACCTTTGCCGAAGCAAGATATTATGCTCATTGGCCCTGCTCACTGGGTCAAGCCCATTGCCAGTCATTTAGCTGCCCAAGACTATCCTGTCTTAACCTATGACAATGGCTCAGACGCCTTAGCAAGCGCGGCGATTCATGCGGGAACTGTGCGCGTGGTCGCGTTATTGGGCTCCGCCCACTGGCAAAAGAATATTATTTGGGGCAATCAGTTGCAGCATATTTTAAACCCCGATCATGTCATTGTGGATGTGCCCACCGAAGCCCGGGAACAAGCTAATGCTGCGGGTTTAATCCCTTTTGTCGCTCCACTAGCTTCTATGCAGCTATTGGAAACCCTCATCCGTTCCCCGTTATCAGGGCTATCCGACGCTAACATGTGGTCCTCCATGATGGAATTGGAAGTGACGAGTCCCTATGCCATTAATGTCGCTCTTAAAGATTTAAAACTCCCTGAAGATACCCTCGTTATTGGCATATCACGCCACCGGGAACATTTAATTCCCCGGGGTTCCACTGTGCTTCGCGCGGGCGATGTGATTACCATTGTGTGTCCTGGACCCAGGCGCAGAGAAATCCGGCAAATATTTGAAGTTCCGCCGCCCTTTTAA